The Maridesulfovibrio salexigens DSM 2638 region TTCCGGTTCCGCTGGTTTCCGCGGCGATAACTTCAGGGCGGTTGGAATGGTCGTCCAGTTCAGGAAGCCTGCTTGCTTCAACACTGGAGTCGGCAAGGACTTTGCCTTTCTTGATATATGTAATGCGGACATCGAGTTGGGAACCCAGCTCGGTTATTTCTTTCTGGAATGCAGGGCTTCCGGGGCTGACAGGACTGTGACTTATTTTCCAGCGGACATAATTCAGGAGTCTGGAGGTGTTCTGCCTGCTGGAAGCTGTGAGCTCTTCTGACACCGTTCCATAATAGAACCAGAAGGTCAGCAACAGGGCGCAAAGCAGTACCGCCCAGCCCCAAAGCAGAATCTTCATATGTAGTGATGTCTTAGGCAAAATATTTCTCCCTGAGGATTGTCCAAAACAGAAATCTAACTTCGCTGATTGTCACAGGGGAGTAACAAGCATGATAACATGGTTAGGTCAAGTTTTGTTACAAAAGTGCATTGCTTGCATATATTATTGGAATATTAGGGAAAGGTGTTATGTCTCTGGTTCTGTTGGTCGAATATGATTGTTACAATACAGTTACAATTGCTTTTTGTCAGCAGAATGGGCATATGATGGGGCGAATCAATATGCCAAGTTGAACGGAGTTGAGTTTTAGTTTATTAGAGCTCATTAAGGAAAGCTAACTGATAAGGATAAGGCTGAAAATAATGTCGGAAAAAGTTGAAAAAGCAATTCAAGATTTGGTTATGAATGGTCCGGTGCCTTTAGAGGAATTGGCTGAAAGGCTGGGAAAGACCCCTAAAACTCTGGCCCGTGAAGTTAATCCGGATGATAAAAAGGCCAAGCTGGGCGCAGAAACCCTTGTGGAAATCATGCGCATTACCGGCGGTGTTGAGCCTTTACGTCTTATGGCTGAAGAGTTGGACCTCACGCTTGAGTCTCTTGATTAATATTTAGTAGTTAGGGGTGCAATGTCGGTAAAAGCCATGCATTGCTGTTGTATTTGAAATCTATGGATAAACCGGAATAGTTATCATATCCGGTAGTAATTTCTCTCTTTTCATTAAGATATATTCCTTCCATTTCCACAAAAGAAGTTTCTTCCGGGCCGGTCGTGCTGTTTGAGGTGCCGTTTAATTTACGGGCGGCATCCTTGAGGCGTGATGGATTTTTAGCAGCGGCAAATTCTTGCAGCGCAGCTTCCCTTTCTTTACCGGCCAGAGAAGTTATTATTTTTCCCAGCTCAACAACTTCATTTACTTCAGGGCTGTTGTCCAGAGCTTCGTCATAAAGATCGTCCGCCTCTTCGCGCAGGCCCAAGGCCAGATTTATTCGGGCCAGATTGTTGAGCAGCCTTCCTTGATCCCCTTCATTCAAATCAATAGCAAGTGTATACAGGGATGCTGCACGTTCCATTGTAGATGTAGAGTTGGTATATAGGCCGGCAATAGCTAGGGCGTCCGCTTTCAGAGCCACTGCTTCTTCTCTGCTTGGGGTGTCGGAAAAGCTGGATCTTGCAGCTTGTTCCAGAGCCTTGACTACAGACACTGAGGGGGTAAGAGCCATTTCACGGATTAAAAGATTTAGTTGCAAAAATCTTGGCTTCAATCCTGCTTTAACCGACATGGGACGGGAAATGAGCTCTCTGGCTTCAGCTCTATCAGTTGCATCAGTAGAGAAGTAAAGACTTGCTGCGATGATTTCAGGTTGTCCCTCCATCTCCCCGTTAAGTTGCATTGTCTGCATGAACATATTTTCAAAGGCTTCCGCATCGCTCATGGCGGGGTAAGCCAGCCATTCACCAAGCACGTTGACTCCAGCCTTGATCAGTTTTGCCTGCGGCATGTTGAATCGTTCATATCCGGCAGCATACTCAAGAGTCTTGGGCAGAATGAATCTTGTGGCTGAGGCTTCTTCAGAACTGCGTCCGTCAATTCGGATGGTAGGCAGTGCTTCGGCTGTTATGCGTTCCATCTTATAGGCCAGAGCAAGCTCATAAAAATAACGGTCTTTGTTTTTCATGTGCTCTGCACGTTCAAGGTATGGTCTAACCGAGAGAAGGCTGTCTGTTCGCTGGAAGGCAAGACGGGCAAGCCCGGTAAAAGGTCGTGCGTCATCAGGGTTAATACCGTTAAGCCTGTGGAAAAGCGGTTCAGCAAGGTCGGGTCTGTCCAGCAGGATTAGCGCATTTCCTTTTTCCAGTTGCAGGTCAAAATTGTCTTGATCATTTATGGAAAGTACTGTCTCGCAAAGACTTGCCCTTTGGGGCAGGCTGTTGATCTGATGACGTAGGTCATCGTTGAGGTCCGGGTTGGCCAGCAGTGGTTTGAGTTGAGTGGAGGCAGCTCCCCCGGCTTCAATATCAAGATTGCTGTATTGCGCTTTTGCTGTTGTCAGCAGCATCTCAGGTGCAACAGGGAGTGATGAAATTGCTATGGCCCCGCTCAGCAGGGGGGCTGCGCGGGTGATGTCTTCGGCTTTCAAGGCCTGTTCCCCAAGTGAATATAGAACCCAAGGCACTACCGGGGAGTGAATGCGGTCATGGAAAATACGGGAAGAAAGTATAAATTGGGCTTCCTGAGTTGCTTCATATGCCTGGGTCAGAAATTCAATGCGCTCCAGATTTTTTTCCAATGAGTGTGGTCCGTTCTCGCTTTGATCAACATTTTTTTGCAGATTTTCGGAGATAGTGCGGATTGTGTGTAAATCCAGCATGGAGCAGAGTTTCATCAGGATGATGCACATATCGAGGCAAGAGGCATCATACGTAGATATGTTGTTCCTGATTGCTGAAGCCACAGCGACCAATTCTTCAACATCGTCCATATTGAATCGATATTCGCTGTGACGTAATCGGGTCAGGATGCTTTCAGCCCGGTAAGCCAGATATCCACCGCAGGTTGCGTTGCATAGTGCGGGAAATTTTTTTTCTGAAATAACCGGAAATTCCGGAAGGGGTAAATCGGCGGGCCCGAGGATGTTGTCCAGCACAGCTTTACCGGGACCGGGTATGCTGGCAGGAATGATGGAATCCCTTTCCTGAACAGAAATTTTCACCTTGCGGCCTTCCGGTCCGGGAGTCAGATAGATGCGGACTTTTTCAAATAAACCGCAGTTCTCAAGGATGATCCGGGCAGCGATAATTTTTTGCGGGGTAGCATTCTCGCCGGGCAGGATCTGGGCTAAAGCCATCACTGCGTTGGGAGTAAGTCGTGAATCTCCACTGACTTCGATTGAGGCAACAGATTGGTTTGAGATTAACTGTACTGTCGAATCTGCCAGTTTGTTGGCTGCTGGCTCCGAACTGCTTCCGCCGATCTGCTTTCCTTTAATGAAAACTTCCGGTTCAAGGTGAAAGTTATCGGTAAGTAATGCGGAATAAGATGTGCCTTTGTCATCTCTGACCATCAGTCCGGAGAGCGTGTATCTTGATTCGGGAGGTTCTGATGTGCAGTTTGCGCAACTTAGGCCGGCAGCAGTTAAGCGCTGCTTGATGATGGCTTTGAATTCAGGCGATGGTTGTCCTGAAGGAGTAAGAAAATCTCCAATGGATATGTGCGTGGATGAGGCTAAAGCTGCTGCGGGCAGCAGGGAAATAAGAAAAGCTAAAAAAAGAAGTTTTACGGAAATTGGAAAACGCATCTCAGCCTCTTGGTAAATATAAGTAAGATATGGCTTAATAAGTAACCTATCATGGCCATTTAATCCAGCCCTGCATGTTTCGACTTGGAGGGAGAACTCTGGTACAGGTAGCCCACGTCGTGAATATGAACTTTTTGAAAATATAGATTGGAATCGGGATCAGCAAATGGATAATAAATCTGAGTCAGTTCTTAATGGATTTTGCAGGAAAAACTGGGCGTTGCTGCTTGGCATGCTGCTTATTTTTTCTGCTGCGGTTTCCTTTTACGGAACATGGCTGAATTATTTTTACGATATTGACGAACCTAAATATGCCCGTGCTGTGTATGAAATGATCCACAGCGGCAACCTTTTAGCCCCTATGTTCGACGGCATGCCGCGAATGGAGAAGCCTCCCTTGGCCTACTGGGTCATGTATCCTTTTGCGTGGCTGGCTTCACTTGACGGTTTCAGCGGAAATGCTCTGACCTTCTTTCGTCTGCCTACGGTGATTTGTTCTGTTCTTATGGTATTGGGAACAGCTTTAACCGGACGCAGGCTTTTCGGTCCGGCAACAGGGCTGCTTGCCGGGATGATCCTGCAAAGCTCCGTACTTTTTAAATTCATGGCTGTGATGATGAAAGTCGACGTGGTTTTCGCCTGCTGCGTTACTTGGGCCACGTATTTTTATTTACAACGTTACCTTGGGGACAAAAGTACCAAGGTGGCTGTTGGCGGAGCAGTACTGACCGCTTTGGGCGTGCTTGCTAAAGGTCCTTTCGCTTTCCTGCCGATGGCCGGATATGCACTGGCTGTAGGGATTCGTCATAATGTGAATAAAAAGAATGAGTCCGGCGAACCTGCATCTTTTGTGTCCGCCATGAATATCAAGGGGCTTGTCGCTGCCAAATGGGATGACCGTAACATTCTGCTGCTCTGGTTTGTTGCCGGGTGTGCGCCGTTCTTTCTATGGCTTTATGGGGCATGGCTTAGTTCCGGGTTCGACTATACTCAGGGGCTGCTAGGGCAGTTTTTCCATAATACGGCTTCCACAAGTTCCAAGGTTACGGATAAACTAAGTCACCTTGATCCTTACTTCGATACCTTGACCGTAATCTTCTTCCCGTGGGGCGGATATGTGTTTGGAACCGTTTACGGAATCTGGCGCAGCATCAGGGAGAAGTTTAATGAAAAGTATGTCTTCATGGCCTGCGTTTTTCTGGTTTACCTGATAATTTTCACCCTGCTTTTCAAGCTCAAGTCCAACCGTTACATGCTGCCGATATTGCCGCTGCTGTCCATTCTGGTGTGTGACTGGCTGGTTAATGCCAAGCGGGATAAAACCTATCGCACTCTTTTTGAGATGGGTTTTGTATGGATTCTGTCTATGGCTGCCATGCTTGGTTACCGCTCATTCAAATCCATGAGTGTTTCAGTGAACCTTGCAGATCGGGTTCCTGTGGGCCCGTATATGGAGTTGATGCTTCCGTTTTTTGTCGCTCTGGGCGGTTTCTTTTTGGTCATGCTTATTGTGAGCATTAAGCAATCCCATCGACCGGCTTTGCATATTGTGGTCGGATCACTGGCGATTACGGTGGTAATGCCTTTTTATTACAAAGCATTGCCGTCTTATGCTTCTTTGACTGAAAATCGGCCCATGCCTATTCTGGCACAGGCGGTTACCGATAAAATCGCAGCATTTTCCGATAGCGATACTCTGGTTATTCACCGTCCGTTTTTTATTAAGACCTTTCCAGATGTGGCCTACTATCTTAAAAAGCTTGATAAGGATGGAAACTGCATGTACTCGCTCGGTTCCGGGGCGCGTCATGGTGATCTGATGCAGATTCTGGCGACTCCGCAGATTGCGGCAGAGATGTTCAAGAAAGAACATCCCGATGCGGATAAGTATCCGGTCTACCAATATCTCAAGAATAAGAAATTTAAGAATGCAGTTTTGCTGCTTTCCGCAAGCGATTTTTATCAGCTGAAGCCATTTATGAATTCCCTTCCAGATATGGTAAAACAGTATATTGAAGTTGCGGAAATGGAACTGCTGACCATAAAATGGATTAAAGAAAAGATTTTTATTGTCCGCTTTAATCCCGGTAAAATGAAATAATGTCTGATAATAATAAAATGATAGATATACTTGATTTGGAATACAGCGAGCTGGAAAGTTTTGTCTCGCAGGAGCTGAAGGCTCCCCGTTTTCGTACCGACCAGATCTGGCAATGGCTCTGGCAGAAAGGTGTCGAAGATTTCGATTCCATGACCAACCTTGCCAAGAATCTACGTGATGAATTGAAGGCCAAAGCGGTTATCAACCATCCGCAGGTGGATGTGGTCCAGACCAGTAAGGACGGCACCATCAAGCTGCTCCTGCGCCTGAAAGACGGTGCTCTGGTGGAGACTGTGCTTATCCCCATGGAGGGACGTTACACCCAGTGCCTGTCCACTCAGGTGGGCTGCGCGATGGCCTGCACTTTCTGCAACACCGGTTTGATGGGCTTTGAGCGTAATATGTCCATGTCCGAGATGCTCGGTCAGGTTCTT contains the following coding sequences:
- a CDS encoding ArnT family glycosyltransferase; translated protein: MDNKSESVLNGFCRKNWALLLGMLLIFSAAVSFYGTWLNYFYDIDEPKYARAVYEMIHSGNLLAPMFDGMPRMEKPPLAYWVMYPFAWLASLDGFSGNALTFFRLPTVICSVLMVLGTALTGRRLFGPATGLLAGMILQSSVLFKFMAVMMKVDVVFACCVTWATYFYLQRYLGDKSTKVAVGGAVLTALGVLAKGPFAFLPMAGYALAVGIRHNVNKKNESGEPASFVSAMNIKGLVAAKWDDRNILLLWFVAGCAPFFLWLYGAWLSSGFDYTQGLLGQFFHNTASTSSKVTDKLSHLDPYFDTLTVIFFPWGGYVFGTVYGIWRSIREKFNEKYVFMACVFLVYLIIFTLLFKLKSNRYMLPILPLLSILVCDWLVNAKRDKTYRTLFEMGFVWILSMAAMLGYRSFKSMSVSVNLADRVPVGPYMELMLPFFVALGGFFLVMLIVSIKQSHRPALHIVVGSLAITVVMPFYYKALPSYASLTENRPMPILAQAVTDKIAAFSDSDTLVIHRPFFIKTFPDVAYYLKKLDKDGNCMYSLGSGARHGDLMQILATPQIAAEMFKKEHPDADKYPVYQYLKNKKFKNAVLLLSASDFYQLKPFMNSLPDMVKQYIEVAEMELLTIKWIKEKIFIVRFNPGKMK
- a CDS encoding phage regulatory CII family protein codes for the protein MSEKVEKAIQDLVMNGPVPLEELAERLGKTPKTLAREVNPDDKKAKLGAETLVEIMRITGGVEPLRLMAEELDLTLESLD
- a CDS encoding tetratricopeptide repeat protein gives rise to the protein MRFPISVKLLFLAFLISLLPAAALASSTHISIGDFLTPSGQPSPEFKAIIKQRLTAAGLSCANCTSEPPESRYTLSGLMVRDDKGTSYSALLTDNFHLEPEVFIKGKQIGGSSSEPAANKLADSTVQLISNQSVASIEVSGDSRLTPNAVMALAQILPGENATPQKIIAARIILENCGLFEKVRIYLTPGPEGRKVKISVQERDSIIPASIPGPGKAVLDNILGPADLPLPEFPVISEKKFPALCNATCGGYLAYRAESILTRLRHSEYRFNMDDVEELVAVASAIRNNISTYDASCLDMCIILMKLCSMLDLHTIRTISENLQKNVDQSENGPHSLEKNLERIEFLTQAYEATQEAQFILSSRIFHDRIHSPVVPWVLYSLGEQALKAEDITRAAPLLSGAIAISSLPVAPEMLLTTAKAQYSNLDIEAGGAASTQLKPLLANPDLNDDLRHQINSLPQRASLCETVLSINDQDNFDLQLEKGNALILLDRPDLAEPLFHRLNGINPDDARPFTGLARLAFQRTDSLLSVRPYLERAEHMKNKDRYFYELALAYKMERITAEALPTIRIDGRSSEEASATRFILPKTLEYAAGYERFNMPQAKLIKAGVNVLGEWLAYPAMSDAEAFENMFMQTMQLNGEMEGQPEIIAASLYFSTDATDRAEARELISRPMSVKAGLKPRFLQLNLLIREMALTPSVSVVKALEQAARSSFSDTPSREEAVALKADALAIAGLYTNSTSTMERAASLYTLAIDLNEGDQGRLLNNLARINLALGLREEADDLYDEALDNSPEVNEVVELGKIITSLAGKEREAALQEFAAAKNPSRLKDAARKLNGTSNSTTGPEETSFVEMEGIYLNEKREITTGYDNYSGLSIDFKYNSNAWLLPTLHP